The Castor canadensis chromosome 8, mCasCan1.hap1v2, whole genome shotgun sequence genome contains a region encoding:
- the LOC109689342 gene encoding cytochrome P450 2D17-like, with translation MGLLTGDALLTLAMAVAIFLFLVDLMHRRQRWAARYPPGPMPLPGLGNLLHVDFYNTPYSFYKLKGRFGNVFSLQLGWRPVVVLNGLAAVREALVNRSEDTADRPPMPVNEHLGYGPRSKGVVMAPYEASWKEQRRFSVSTLRNFGLGKKSLEQWVIEEADCLCAAFTDQAGRPFRPNALLNKAVCNVIASLIFARRFEYNDPCLVRLLDQMDDALKEVSGFLPEVLNAVPILLRIPGLPGKVFPGQKVFMALLDELMTEHRMTWDPAQPPRDLTDAFLAEVEKAKGNPESSFNNENLRMVVGDLFAAGMVTTSTTLAWALLLMTLHPDVQRRVQQEIDEVIGQVRRPEMGDQARMPFTNAVIHEVQRFADITPFGVPHMTSRDVEIQGFLIPKGTTLITNLSSVLKDETVWEKPFRFHPEHFLDAQGHFVKPEAFMPFSAGRRVCLGEPLARMELFLFFTRLLQRLSFSVPAGHPRPSDYGAFAVPVSPSPYELCVASR, from the exons ATGGGGCTGCTGACCGGGGACGCACTGCTCACCCTGGCCATGGCTGTGGCCATCTTTCTGTTCCTGGTGGACCTGATGCACCGGCGCCAACGCTGGGCTGCCCGCTACCCACCAGGCCCCATGCCACTGCCTGGGCTGGGCAACCTGCTGCATGTGGACTTCTATAACACGCCATATAGCTTCTACAAG CTAAAAGGTCGCTTTGGGAACGTGTTCAGCCTGCAGCTGGGTTGGAGACCGGTGGTCGTGCTCAATGGGCTGGCAGCTGTGCGGGAGGCGCTGGTGAACCGCAGTGAGGACACAGCAGACCGTCCTCCAATGCCCGTCAATGAACACCTGGGCTACGGGCCAAGATCCAAAG GGGTCGTCATGGCGCCCTATGAGGCATCATGGAAGGAGCAGCGTCGCTTCTCCGTGTCCACCCTGCGCAACTTCGGCCTGGGCAAGAAGTCGCTGGAGCAGTGGGTGATCGAGGAGGCCGATTGCCTCTGTGCCGCCTTCACTGACCAGGCTG GGCGCCCCTTCAGACCCAACGCCCTCCTAAACAAGGCTGTGTGCAACGTGATCGCCTCCCTCATCTTTGCTCGCCGCTTTGAGTACAACGACCCATGCTTGGTCAGGCTGCTGGATCAGATGGATGACGCACTGAAAGAGGTGTCTGGCTTCCTTCCAGAG GTGCTGAATGCAGTCCCAATCCTCCTGCGCATCCCAGGACTGCCTGGAAAAGTCTTTCCTGGGCAGAAGGTCTTCATGGCCTTGCTGGATGAGCTGATGACGGAGCACAGGATGACCTGGGACCCGGCTCAGCCACCCCGAGACCTGACTGACGCCTTCCTGGCTGAGGTGGAGAAG GCCAAGGGAAACCCAGAGAGCAGCTTCAACAATGAGAACCTGCGCATGGTGGTGGGTGATCTGTTCGCTGCGGGGATGGTGACCACCTCCACCACGCTGGCCTGGGCCCTGCTGCTCATGACCCTGCACCCGGATGTGCAGC GCCGGGTCCAACAGGAGATCGATGAAGTGATAGGGCAGGTGCGGCGGCCAGAGATGGGGGACCAGGCACGCATGCCCTTCACCAACGCCGTGATCCACGAGGTGCAGCGCTTTGCAGATATTACCCCATTTGGTGTGCCGCATATGACCTCCCGTGACGTTGAAATACAGGGCTTCCTCATCCCCAAG GGGACGACACTCATCACCAACCTGTCATCCGTGCTGAAGGATGAGACCGTCTGGGAGAAGCCCTTCCGCTTCCACCCTGAACACTTCCTGGACGCCCAGGGTCACTTCGTGAAGCCCGAGGCCTTCATGCCTTTCTCAGCAG GCCGCCGCGTGTGCCTCGGGGAGCCCCTGGCCCGCATggagctcttcctcttcttcacccGCCTCCTGCAGCGCCTCAGCTTCTCGGTGCCCGCAGGACATCCCCGCCCCAGCGACTATGGGGCCTTTGCCGTCCCTGTTTCCCCATCCCCGTACGAACTCTGCGTAGCATCCCGCTAG
- the LOC109689340 gene encoding cytochrome P450 2D17-like yields the protein MGLLTGDALLTLAMAVAIFLFLVDLMHRHQRWAARYPPGPVPLPVLGNLLHVDFYNTPYSFYKLRRRFGNVFSLQLAWKPVVVLNGLAAVREALVTRNEDTADRPPMPIYEHLGFGPRSKGVILVPYGPAWREQRRFSVSTLRNFGLGKKSLEQWVIEEADCLCAAFTDQAGRPFRPNALLNKAVCNVIASLIYALRFEYDDPRLVKLLDLLEENMKEESGILPELLNAVPVLLRIPGLPGKVFPGQKAFFVLLDELLTEHRMTWDPAQPPRDLTDAFLAEVEKAKGHPESSFNDENLRMVVADLFTAGMVTTSTTLAWALLLMTLHPDVQRRVQQEIDEVIGQVRRPEMGDQARMPFTNAVIHEVQRFADIIPVNLPHMTSRDVEIQGFLIPKGTTLIPNLSSVLKDETVWEKPFRFHPEHFLDAQGHFVKPEAFMPFSAGRRMCLGEPLARMELFLFFTRLLQRLSFSVPAGHPRPSDYGAFAVPVSPSPYELCVASR from the exons ATGGGGCTGCTGACCGGGGACGCACTGCTCACCCTGGCCATGGCTGTGGCCATCTTTCTGTTCCTGGTGGACCTGATGCACCGGCACCAACGCTGGGCTGCCCGCTACCCGCCAGGCCCCGTGCCACTGCCTGTGCTGGGCAACCTGCTGCACGTGGACTTCTATAACACGCCATACAGCTTCTACAAG CTACGACGCCGCTTTGGGAACGTGTTCAGCCTGCAGCTGGCCTGGAAACCGGTGGTCGTGCTCAATGGGCTGGCAGCTGTGCGGGAGGCGCTGGTGACCCGCAATGAGGACACAGCAGACCGTCCTCCAATGCCCATCTATGAACACCTGGGCTTCGGGCCAAGATCCAAAG GGGTTATCCTGGTGCCCTATGGGCCTGCTTGGCGCGAGCAGCGTCGCTTCTCCGTGTCCACCCTGCGCAACTTCGGCCTGGGCAAGAAGTCGCTGGAGCAGTGGGTGATCGAGGAGGCCGACTGCCTCTGTGCCGCCTTCACTGACCAGGCTG GGCGCCCCTTCAGACCCAACGCCCTCCTAAACAAGGCTGTGTGCAACGTGATCGCCTCCCTCATCTATGCCCTCCGCTTTGAGTACGACGACCCACGCTTGGTCAAGCTGCTGGATTTATTGGAAGAGAATATGAAGGAGGAGTCCGGCATCCTTCCTGAG CTGCTGAACGCAGTCCCAGTCCTCCTGCGCATCCCAGGACTGCCTGGCAAGGTCTTTCCTGGGCAGAAGGCCTTCTTCGTCCTGCTGGATGAGCTGTTGACTGAGCACAGGATGACCTGGGACCCGGCTCAGCCACCCCGAGACCTGACTGACGCCTTCCTGGCCGAGGTGGAGAAG GCCAAAGGACACCCAGAGAGCAGCTTCAATGATGAGAACCTGCGCATGGTGGTGGCTGACCTATTCACCGCTGGGATGGTGACCACCTCCACCACGCTGGCCTGGGCCCTGCTGCTCATGACCCTGCACCCGGATGTGCAGC GCCGGGTCCAGCAGGAGATCGATGAAGTGATAGGGCAGGTGCGGCGGCCAGAGATGGGGGACCAGGCACGCATGCCTTTCACCAACGCCGTGATCCACGAGGTGCAGCGCTTTGCAGACATCATCCCTGTTAATTTACCCCACATGACCTCCCGTGACGTTGAAATACAGGGCTTCCTCATCCCCAAG GGGACAACGCTCATTCCCAACCTGTCATCCGTGCTGAAGGATGAGACCGTCTGGGAGAAGCCCTTCCGCTTCCACCCTGAACACTTCCTGGACGCCCAGGGTCACTTCGTGAAGCCCGAGGCCTTCATGCCGTTCTCAGCAG GCCGCCGCATGTGCCTCGGGGAGCCCCTGGCCCGCATggagctcttcctcttcttcacccGCCTCCTGCAGCGCCTCAGCTTCTCGGTGCCCGCAGGACATCCCCGCCCCAGCGACTATGGGGCCTTTGCCGTCCCTGTTTCCCCATCCCCGTACGAACTCTGTGTAGCATCCCGCTAG